Proteins found in one Micropterus dolomieu isolate WLL.071019.BEF.003 ecotype Adirondacks linkage group LG10, ASM2129224v1, whole genome shotgun sequence genomic segment:
- the LOC123977629 gene encoding protein FAM177A1: MNNSYQETSLGIQETDSGDPAMTKPRRIIHFSSGETLEEEDSEEEEEQPSNRPPFTEPAERTRFSFKNVAIRVGRISLLTCDFLGERLAGALGLNAAKYQYAIDQHHRVHKTTSSKATDNVMKEQAEEMHISSSLDRSRYGAIGDVRCPSDSQESSAENHMDIYSEGCHNRGYQAD; encoded by the exons ATGAACAACAGCTACCAGGAA ACATCACTAGGCATCCAGGAAACCGACTCTGGGGATCCTGCCATGACCAAACCGAGGAGGATCATCCACTTCTCCAGTGGTGAAACTCTGGAGGAAGAAGAcagtgaggaggaagaagagcagcCATCAAACAGACCTCCCTTCACAGAACCTGCAGAGAGG ACTAGGTTCTCATTCAAGAATGTGGCCATACGAGTTGGGAGGATTTCACTGCTGA CTTGTGATTTCCTTGGAGAGAGACTAGCTGGTGCACTTGGTCTGAATGCAGCCAAATACCAGTACGCCATAGATCAACATCATCGGGTCCACAAG ACAACAAGCAGCAAAGCCACAGACAATGTCATGAAAGAACAGGCAGAGGAGATGCACATCTCTTCAAGCCTGGACAGGAGTCGTTATGGAGCAATAGGAGACGTCCGATGTCCCTCCGATTCCCAGGAGAGCTCTGCTGAGAATCACATGGACATATATTCTGAAGGCTGTCACAACAGAGGCTATCAAGCAGATTAG
- the brox gene encoding BRO1 domain-containing protein BROX, with protein sequence MAHWFHRNPLKATAPVSFNFYGVAGSPAANKICNDLRTTRARLLEMFTDVTCNPEIMKNATDAYFSLLQGLIVSLDGTTQENKMRFFQNFKWTDTLQGNIPSAQQDAIFELVSMAFNVALWYTKFASRLAGKENITEPEAKDVHRSLKVAAGIFKNLKEVHIPRLITPAEKGRDLEPRVIDAYIIQCQAEAQEVTIARAIELKHNATLIAALAFETANFYQKADHTLNTLEPECSSKWRKYFQLKQHFYMAYAYCYHGQTLLASDKCGEAIRSLQEAEKCYSRAEALCKEYRQTKGPGTTAKPSEQLFFLKLGGVIKNTLEKCQRENGFIYFHKVPAEAPQLELKASYGLAEPVPFELPPLAELCTAEVYATFDLTKGAKNDKAKPKEEEVKPVKEPDLKPQKDTGCVVS encoded by the exons ATGGCACATTGGTTTCACAGAAACCCACTGAAGGCAACAGCGCCCGTGTCCTTTAATTTTTATGGAGTGGCAGGGAGCCCCGCTGCCAACAAGATATGCAA TGACCTGAGGACAACCAGGGCGAGACTGCTGGAGATGTTCACTGATGTCACCTGCAACCCCGAGATCATGAAAAATGCCACAGATGCGTACTTCTCCCTCCTACAAG GCTTAATCGTGTCCTTGGATGGAACTACACAGGAAAACAAGATGAGGTTCTTCCAGAACTTCAAGTGGACTGACACCTTACAAGGAAATATACCAAG TGCCCAGCAGGATGCAATCTTTGAACTGGTCTCCATGGCCTTCAATGTAGCTCTCTGGTACACCAAGTTTGCCTCAAGACTAGCAGGGAAAGAAAA CATAACGGAGCCTGAAGCTAAAGATGTTCACCGGAGCTTGAAAGTTGCTGCTGGTATATTCAAAAACCTCAAG GAGGTCCACATCCCTCGTCTCATCACCCCAGCCGAAAAGGGCCGGGACCTGGAGCCCAGAGTGATTGATGCATATATCATCCAGTGCCAAGCAGAGGCGCAAGAAG tGACCATCGCCAGAGCGATTGAACTGAAGCACAATGCCACACTCATTGCAGCGCTGGCATTTGAGACAGCAAACTTCTATCAGAAAGCTG ACCACACGTTGAACACGTTGGAGCCAGAGTGCAGTAGCAAGTGGAGGAAGTATTTTCAGCTGAAGCAGCACTTTTACATGGCTTAC GCATACTGCTATCATGGTCAGACGCTGCTGGCGAGTGACAAGTGTGGTGAGGCTATAAGATCTCTCCAGGAGGCAGAAAAGT GTTACTCCCGCGCCGAGGCGTTGTGTAAAGAGTATCGTCAGACCAAAGGCCCCGGCACCACAGCCAAACCATCAGAGCAGCTGTTCTTCCTCAAACTGGGCGGTGTCATTAAAAATACACTGGAGAAGTGCCAGAGAGAAAATGGCTTCAT ATACTTCCACAAGGTCCCAGCTGAGGCGCCCCAGCTGGAGTTGAAGGCGAGTTACGGCCTGGCTGAGCCAGTCCCATTCGAGCTGCCGCCTCTCGCTGAGCTGTGCACTGCTGAAGTCTATGCCACCTTTGACCTGACCAAGGGAGCCAAAAATGACAAG GCCAAAcccaaggaggaggaggtgaaaccAGTGAAGGAGCCAGATTTGAAGCCTCAGAAGGACACGGGCTGTGTCGTCTCCTAA